In Candidatus Kaistella beijingensis, a genomic segment contains:
- the pdxH gene encoding pyridoxamine 5'-phosphate oxidase, which translates to MENLHDNRKVYEKSQLLENQIKENPIEQFRDWFLDAQENPNISEANAMAISTLENDGCPRTRMVLLKSYDWNGFTFYTNYESRKGKAIENNHKACLHFFWPALERQIIIKADLEKVPENISDGYFQSRPKGSQLGARVSPQSQVIPNREFLEEKLKNLEKEFEGREIPRPQNWGGYLAKPYEIEFWQGRPNRLHDRILYELQEDYDWKISRLAP; encoded by the coding sequence ATGGAAAACCTGCACGACAACCGAAAAGTTTACGAAAAATCCCAACTTCTTGAAAATCAAATCAAAGAAAATCCCATCGAACAATTTCGGGATTGGTTTTTGGATGCGCAGGAAAATCCCAATATTTCAGAAGCCAATGCAATGGCGATTTCAACGCTTGAAAATGACGGCTGTCCGAGAACGAGAATGGTTTTGCTGAAGTCTTATGATTGGAACGGCTTCACGTTCTACACCAATTACGAAAGCCGAAAAGGAAAAGCAATCGAGAACAATCACAAAGCCTGTCTTCATTTTTTTTGGCCGGCTTTGGAAAGACAAATCATCATTAAAGCTGATTTAGAAAAAGTTCCCGAAAATATTAGTGACGGTTATTTTCAATCGCGACCAAAAGGAAGTCAGCTTGGAGCGAGAGTTTCTCCCCAAAGTCAGGTCATTCCGAACAGAGAATTTTTGGAAGAAAAACTAAAAAATTTAGAAAAAGAATTTGAAGGAAGAGAAATTCCACGTCCGCAAAATTGGGGCGGTTATCTCGCAAAACCGTATGAAATCGAATTTTGGCAGGGAAGACCAAACCGTCTTCACGATAGGATTTTG